A single window of Ammospiza caudacuta isolate bAmmCau1 chromosome Z, bAmmCau1.pri, whole genome shotgun sequence DNA harbors:
- the LOC131571331 gene encoding thioredoxin — MVKTVGNLVEFQAELQSAGEKLIVVDFSATWCGPCKMIKPFFHSLCEKYGDVIFIEIDVDDAQDVASHCDVKCMPTFQFYKNGEKVQEFSGANKEKLEETIKSLL; from the exons gttGAATTTCAGGCAGAACTGCAATCTGCTGGTGAGAAGCTCATAGTAGTTGATTTCTCTGCCACATGGTGTGGACCATGCAAAATGATCAAGCCCTTTTTCCAC aGTTTGTGTGAGAAGTATGGTGATGTGATATTCATAGAAATCGATGTGGATGATGCCCAG GATGTTGCTTCACACTGTGATGTGAAGTGCATGCCAACGTTCCAGTTCTACAAGAATGGAGAGAAG GTGCAGGAGTTCTCTGGGGCCAATAAAGAGAAGCTGGAAGAGACCATTAAAAGTCTACTCTAA